The following coding sequences lie in one Anticarsia gemmatalis isolate Benzon Research Colony breed Stoneville strain chromosome 16, ilAntGemm2 primary, whole genome shotgun sequence genomic window:
- the LOC142979215 gene encoding protein quick-to-court-like isoform X1 encodes MNRNYNRRVADFHDEHCCASNVTGNFRRSSSLRLRGEKMVQRSPLATRKLIPIITENTHQKQRSDVPRLQEPGHRQRSHSFNSNPQQKPKKSCLKSPESGFDRKLSMTDSAHTPPGSPEDLPDDESLHSYGSAATAASVDAGYAPFNGTTFSGRSMRYVLHCSSHAGLAGEEYLTPTQRAQKQIRRLKNLLSQAKKDLEKKDSEIFQLTKEVVELRLYKASICSPDEKSNSSEIVTIRENAEEASIEQDSPKHESACRSFDITDSPMFKNQTPTRCRNEMQGSFTDSGHFDDLTNSSLHSKESVHMLTHEASCMTEIGDGDEERRSLISYYEKKIEDIIRAHVGETQEMKKLHNDKVESLLQKLADVNTRYCELLPNYEQAKERIHSLEKQLEEVSKQLQDEESRHRSMYLQMYNKGVEAAKFELEKDGEPSTSQGHVSRVSVEELLEQLQITQTELEKVRDTAFTEDRSAKSQVLLSAKEAVSLWVLGARKAMYRRIVESQKGSKTNVDPEVTLQFLKSAIYYFLTDPENHQGHLNAIENILGFTDAERKNIRKARTNWTS; translated from the exons ATGAACAGAAATTACAACCGAAGGGTCGCTGACTTTCACGATGAACATTGCTGCGCGAGTAATGTCACCGGGAATTTCCGGCGCAGCTCTTCACTGCGGCTGCGCGGGGAGAAAATGGTGCAGCGTTCGCCTTTGGCAACAAGGAAGTTAATACCAATAATCACGGAAAATACTCATCAAAAACAACGCAGCGATGTGCCAAGACTCCAAGAGCCTGGCCATCGCCAGCGGAGCCAT TCATTTAACTCGAATCCTCAGCAAAAGCCAAAGAAGTCCTGCTTAAAATCACCAGAAAGTGGTTTTGACAGAAAACTGAGTATGACTGATTCTGCTCATACACCTCCTGGCTCACCAGAAGACTTGCCTGATGATGAATCCCTGCACAGTTATGGCAGTGCAGCCACTGCTGCATCAGTTGATGCAGGGTATGCACCATTCAATGGAACAACATTCAGTGGTAGATCCATGCGTTATGTATTACATTGTTCATCACATGCAGGTCTTGCTGGTGAGGAATATTTAACACCAACCCAAAGAGCTCAAAAACAAATCCGTCGGCTCAAAAATCTTCTTAGTCAAGCTAAgaaagatttagaaaaaaagGATAGTGAAATATTCCAGCTCACCAAAGAAGTTGTAGAATTAAGACTCTACAAGGCATCAATATGTTCACCCGATGAAAAGTCTAACTCAAGTGAAATTGTGACTATCAGAGAAAATGCAGAAGAAGCCTCTATTGAACAAGATAGTCCTAAACATGAGAGTGCTTGTAGATCATTTGACATCACAGATAGCCCAATGTTCAAAAATCAAACTCCAACTAGATGTCGCAATGAAATGCAGGGATCATTCACTGACTCTGGCCATTTTGATGATCTTACAAATTCATCTTTGCACTCTAAAGAGTCAGTGCATATGTTGACACATGAGGCCTCATGTATGACTGAAATAGGTGATGGTGATGAAGAGCGTCGTAGCTTAATATCTTACTATGAAAAGAAGATTGAAGATATAATTCGGGCTCATGTTGGAGAGACACAAGAAATGAAGAAACTCCACAATGACAAGGTGGAGTCATTGTTGCAAAAGTTGGCAGATGTTAATACTCGTTATTGCGAGTTGCTGCCTAATTATGAGCAAGCTAAGGAGAGGATCCACTCTCTGGAAAAACAGTTGGAGGAAGTAAGCAAGCAGCTACAAGATGAAGAAAGCAGGCATAGATCTATGTATTTACAGATGTACAACAAAGGCGTTGAAGCTGCTAAGTTTGAATTAGAAAAG GATGGTGAGCCCAGCACGTCACAGGGACATGTTAGCCGAGTATCCGTGGAGGAACTACTGGAGCAGTTGCAGATTACACAGACCGAGCTCGAGAAAGTTCGA GACACGGCATTCACAGAGGACCGATCGGCAAAGTCACAAGTACTGCTAAGTGCAAAGGAGGCTGTTTCTTTATGGGTCCTAGGAGCTCGAAAG gCAATGTACCGTCGCATTGTCGAGTCGCAGAAGGGAAGCAAGACCAACGTCGATCCTGAAGTGACATTGCAGTTCCTCAAATCGGCCATCTATTACTTCTTAACCGATCCCGAAAATCACCAGGGACACCTCAACGCTATTGAAAACATTCTTGGATTCACTGATGCAGAAAGGAAGAATATACGCAAGGCGAGGACCAACTGGACATCGTAG
- the LOC142979215 gene encoding protein quick-to-court-like isoform X2: MNRNYNRRVADFHDEHCCASNVTGNFRRSSSLRLRGEKMVQRSPLATRKLIPIITENTHQKQRSDVPRLQEPGHRQRSHSFNSNPQQKPKKSCLKSPESGFDRKLSMTDSAHTPPGSPEDLPDDESLHSYGSAATAASVDAGYAPFNGTTFSGRSMRYVLHCSSHAGLAGEEYLTPTQRAQKQIRRLKNLLSQAKKDLEKKDSEIFQLTKEVVELRLYKASICSPDEKSNSSEIVTIRENAEEASIEQDSPKHESACRSFDITDSPMFKNQTPTRCRNEMQGSFTDSGHFDDLTNSSLHSKESVHMLTHEASCMTEIGDGDEERRSLISYYEKKIEDIIRAHVGETQEMKKLHNDKVESLLQKLADVNTRYCELLPNYEQAKERIHSLEKQLEEVSKQLQDEESRHRSMYLQMYNKGVEAAKFELEKDGEPSTSQGHVSRVSVEELLEQLQITQTELEKVRAMYRRIVESQKGSKTNVDPEVTLQFLKSAIYYFLTDPENHQGHLNAIENILGFTDAERKNIRKARTNWTS, translated from the exons ATGAACAGAAATTACAACCGAAGGGTCGCTGACTTTCACGATGAACATTGCTGCGCGAGTAATGTCACCGGGAATTTCCGGCGCAGCTCTTCACTGCGGCTGCGCGGGGAGAAAATGGTGCAGCGTTCGCCTTTGGCAACAAGGAAGTTAATACCAATAATCACGGAAAATACTCATCAAAAACAACGCAGCGATGTGCCAAGACTCCAAGAGCCTGGCCATCGCCAGCGGAGCCAT TCATTTAACTCGAATCCTCAGCAAAAGCCAAAGAAGTCCTGCTTAAAATCACCAGAAAGTGGTTTTGACAGAAAACTGAGTATGACTGATTCTGCTCATACACCTCCTGGCTCACCAGAAGACTTGCCTGATGATGAATCCCTGCACAGTTATGGCAGTGCAGCCACTGCTGCATCAGTTGATGCAGGGTATGCACCATTCAATGGAACAACATTCAGTGGTAGATCCATGCGTTATGTATTACATTGTTCATCACATGCAGGTCTTGCTGGTGAGGAATATTTAACACCAACCCAAAGAGCTCAAAAACAAATCCGTCGGCTCAAAAATCTTCTTAGTCAAGCTAAgaaagatttagaaaaaaagGATAGTGAAATATTCCAGCTCACCAAAGAAGTTGTAGAATTAAGACTCTACAAGGCATCAATATGTTCACCCGATGAAAAGTCTAACTCAAGTGAAATTGTGACTATCAGAGAAAATGCAGAAGAAGCCTCTATTGAACAAGATAGTCCTAAACATGAGAGTGCTTGTAGATCATTTGACATCACAGATAGCCCAATGTTCAAAAATCAAACTCCAACTAGATGTCGCAATGAAATGCAGGGATCATTCACTGACTCTGGCCATTTTGATGATCTTACAAATTCATCTTTGCACTCTAAAGAGTCAGTGCATATGTTGACACATGAGGCCTCATGTATGACTGAAATAGGTGATGGTGATGAAGAGCGTCGTAGCTTAATATCTTACTATGAAAAGAAGATTGAAGATATAATTCGGGCTCATGTTGGAGAGACACAAGAAATGAAGAAACTCCACAATGACAAGGTGGAGTCATTGTTGCAAAAGTTGGCAGATGTTAATACTCGTTATTGCGAGTTGCTGCCTAATTATGAGCAAGCTAAGGAGAGGATCCACTCTCTGGAAAAACAGTTGGAGGAAGTAAGCAAGCAGCTACAAGATGAAGAAAGCAGGCATAGATCTATGTATTTACAGATGTACAACAAAGGCGTTGAAGCTGCTAAGTTTGAATTAGAAAAG GATGGTGAGCCCAGCACGTCACAGGGACATGTTAGCCGAGTATCCGTGGAGGAACTACTGGAGCAGTTGCAGATTACACAGACCGAGCTCGAGAAAGTTCGA gCAATGTACCGTCGCATTGTCGAGTCGCAGAAGGGAAGCAAGACCAACGTCGATCCTGAAGTGACATTGCAGTTCCTCAAATCGGCCATCTATTACTTCTTAACCGATCCCGAAAATCACCAGGGACACCTCAACGCTATTGAAAACATTCTTGGATTCACTGATGCAGAAAGGAAGAATATACGCAAGGCGAGGACCAACTGGACATCGTAG
- the LOC142979215 gene encoding protein quick-to-court-like isoform X3, which produces MNRNYNRRVADFHDEHCCASNVTGNFRRSSSLRLRGEKMVQRSPLATRKLIPIITENTHQKQRSDVPRLQEPGHRQRSHSFNSNPQQKPKKSCLKSPESGFDRKLSMTDSAHTPPGSPEDLPDDESLHSYGSAATAASVDAGYAPFNGTTFSGRSMRYVLHCSSHAGLAGEEYLTPTQRAQKQIRRLKNLLSQAKKDLEKKDSEIFQLTKEVVELRLYKASICSPDEKSNSSEIVTIRENAEEASIEQDSPKHESACRSFDITDSPMFKNQTPTRCRNEMQGSFTDSGHFDDLTNSSLHSKESVHMLTHEASCMTEIGDGDEERRSLISYYEKKIEDIIRAHVGETQEMKKLHNDKVESLLQKLADVNTRYCELLPNYEQAKERIHSLEKQLEEVSKQLQDEESRHRSMYLQMYNKGVEAAKFELEKDGEPSTSQGHVSRVSVEELLEQLQITQTELEKVRDTAFTEDRSAKSQVLLSAKEAVSLWVLGARKVGFLYRTISSAHCSTPFFLYTTPRFLHRS; this is translated from the exons ATGAACAGAAATTACAACCGAAGGGTCGCTGACTTTCACGATGAACATTGCTGCGCGAGTAATGTCACCGGGAATTTCCGGCGCAGCTCTTCACTGCGGCTGCGCGGGGAGAAAATGGTGCAGCGTTCGCCTTTGGCAACAAGGAAGTTAATACCAATAATCACGGAAAATACTCATCAAAAACAACGCAGCGATGTGCCAAGACTCCAAGAGCCTGGCCATCGCCAGCGGAGCCAT TCATTTAACTCGAATCCTCAGCAAAAGCCAAAGAAGTCCTGCTTAAAATCACCAGAAAGTGGTTTTGACAGAAAACTGAGTATGACTGATTCTGCTCATACACCTCCTGGCTCACCAGAAGACTTGCCTGATGATGAATCCCTGCACAGTTATGGCAGTGCAGCCACTGCTGCATCAGTTGATGCAGGGTATGCACCATTCAATGGAACAACATTCAGTGGTAGATCCATGCGTTATGTATTACATTGTTCATCACATGCAGGTCTTGCTGGTGAGGAATATTTAACACCAACCCAAAGAGCTCAAAAACAAATCCGTCGGCTCAAAAATCTTCTTAGTCAAGCTAAgaaagatttagaaaaaaagGATAGTGAAATATTCCAGCTCACCAAAGAAGTTGTAGAATTAAGACTCTACAAGGCATCAATATGTTCACCCGATGAAAAGTCTAACTCAAGTGAAATTGTGACTATCAGAGAAAATGCAGAAGAAGCCTCTATTGAACAAGATAGTCCTAAACATGAGAGTGCTTGTAGATCATTTGACATCACAGATAGCCCAATGTTCAAAAATCAAACTCCAACTAGATGTCGCAATGAAATGCAGGGATCATTCACTGACTCTGGCCATTTTGATGATCTTACAAATTCATCTTTGCACTCTAAAGAGTCAGTGCATATGTTGACACATGAGGCCTCATGTATGACTGAAATAGGTGATGGTGATGAAGAGCGTCGTAGCTTAATATCTTACTATGAAAAGAAGATTGAAGATATAATTCGGGCTCATGTTGGAGAGACACAAGAAATGAAGAAACTCCACAATGACAAGGTGGAGTCATTGTTGCAAAAGTTGGCAGATGTTAATACTCGTTATTGCGAGTTGCTGCCTAATTATGAGCAAGCTAAGGAGAGGATCCACTCTCTGGAAAAACAGTTGGAGGAAGTAAGCAAGCAGCTACAAGATGAAGAAAGCAGGCATAGATCTATGTATTTACAGATGTACAACAAAGGCGTTGAAGCTGCTAAGTTTGAATTAGAAAAG GATGGTGAGCCCAGCACGTCACAGGGACATGTTAGCCGAGTATCCGTGGAGGAACTACTGGAGCAGTTGCAGATTACACAGACCGAGCTCGAGAAAGTTCGA GACACGGCATTCACAGAGGACCGATCGGCAAAGTCACAAGTACTGCTAAGTGCAAAGGAGGCTGTTTCTTTATGGGTCCTAGGAGCTCGAAAGGTTGGATTTTTATATCGGACAATCAGCAGTGCTCACTGTTCAacacctttttttttatatactacaCCCCGCTTTCTACACAGGTCATAA